The Atribacteraceae bacterium genome includes a region encoding these proteins:
- a CDS encoding M20 family metallopeptidase has product MADWKALLDGEFDLFEPINVAQSLIRIASVSGSKGEHEIARFIANYFIDHQVRVTWQEVEDGRANLLAEIQGALGEGPTLLLNGHLDTTPLGSGWRNPPLGGQILDNHLFGRGACDMKGALGAMVYAARMVSLFSHSLYGRLKLLFVVDEERDNAGMKTWIASYQESGEPVDFAVVGEPTDLNISLGHRGVAGFRVKVKGKAAHAGMAEQGSNAICMAADMIRLIESLNGELRKFADPDLGHPSLNVGRMQGGVSANVVPELCHFEIDARTLPDYSLDRLTEDLRKILGTAILNRPKGFTFDLEQSIPHLPPVKIPRNMKEIDILARSISDVPGEMPIFAPFPASCEASYLFGVGIPTLIFGPGRIEEAHGANEYVSITQVVAASRIYSLLALRFLGGG; this is encoded by the coding sequence TCAAAAGGCGAACATGAAATTGCCCGGTTTATCGCCAACTATTTCATCGATCACCAAGTTCGGGTTACCTGGCAGGAGGTCGAGGATGGACGGGCCAATCTGCTGGCTGAAATTCAGGGAGCGCTTGGGGAAGGGCCGACACTGCTCTTGAATGGACACCTGGACACGACTCCTCTGGGCAGCGGCTGGCGTAATCCTCCATTGGGCGGTCAGATTCTCGATAATCATCTCTTCGGGCGTGGTGCTTGCGATATGAAAGGGGCCTTGGGGGCTATGGTCTATGCCGCCCGTATGGTCTCCCTTTTTTCTCATTCTCTCTATGGCCGCCTGAAATTGCTCTTCGTGGTCGATGAGGAACGGGATAACGCGGGTATGAAAACCTGGATCGCTTCCTATCAGGAAAGTGGAGAACCGGTCGATTTTGCGGTTGTGGGAGAGCCGACCGACCTGAATATCAGTTTGGGTCACCGGGGAGTTGCCGGGTTTCGGGTCAAGGTGAAAGGGAAAGCGGCCCATGCCGGCATGGCCGAACAGGGAAGCAACGCCATTTGCATGGCTGCGGATATGATCCGGCTCATCGAGTCGCTGAATGGTGAGTTGCGAAAATTCGCGGATCCGGATCTGGGACACCCTTCCCTGAATGTTGGGCGGATGCAGGGGGGGGTATCGGCCAATGTTGTGCCGGAGCTGTGCCACTTCGAAATCGATGCCCGAACACTCCCGGATTATAGCTTGGATCGACTGACAGAAGATCTCAGAAAAATTTTGGGAACCGCTATTCTGAATCGACCGAAAGGATTCACTTTTGACCTTGAGCAGTCCATTCCCCACCTGCCGCCGGTGAAAATTCCCAGGAATATGAAAGAGATCGATATCCTGGCCCGTTCCATCTCCGATGTGCCCGGAGAAATGCCTATATTTGCTCCCTTTCCCGCTTCCTGCGAAGCGTCGTACCTCTTCGGAGTCGGGATCCCGACTCTTATTTTCGGGCCCGGTCGGATAGAGGAAGCGCATGGGGCGAATGAATATGTTTCGATTACCCAGGTGGTTGCCGCCAGCCGGATATACTCCTTGCTTGCTTTGCGTTTTTTGGGGGGAGGCTGA